In Wolbachia endosymbiont of Cimex lectularius, the following are encoded in one genomic region:
- the bcp gene encoding thioredoxin-dependent thiol peroxidase produces MELVVGNNALDFSLPTDSGENLSLSDFFDKKNVVLYFYPKDDTPGCTMEAKGFRDKINDFSSLDTVIIGVSRDSVKCHANFKAKYSLPFYLISDENAEMLEKYGVWVEKSMFGKKYMGIERTTFLINKEGKIVKIWKNVKVSGHVDEVLEEVRRI; encoded by the coding sequence ATGGAATTAGTAGTAGGAAATAATGCTCTTGATTTTAGCTTACCAACAGATTCTGGTGAAAATTTATCGTTGAGTGATTTTTTTGATAAAAAAAATGTAGTTCTTTATTTTTATCCTAAAGATGACACTCCAGGTTGCACTATGGAGGCAAAAGGCTTTAGAGATAAAATAAATGACTTTTCTTCCCTTGATACAGTGATAATCGGTGTATCAAGAGATAGTGTTAAATGTCACGCTAACTTCAAAGCAAAATATTCTCTACCATTTTATCTAATTTCTGATGAAAATGCTGAAATGTTAGAAAAATATGGTGTTTGGGTAGAAAAGAGCATGTTTGGTAAAAAGTATATGGGAATAGAACGCACTACTTTTTTAATAAATAAAGAGGGTAAAATAGTGAAGATCTGGAAAAATGTAAAAGTTAGTGGACATGTTGATGAGGTTCTAGAGGAAGTAAGGAGAATATAA